In Bacillus sp. SM2101, one genomic interval encodes:
- a CDS encoding RluA family pseudouridine synthase: protein MKNFKLQWIISEKDHYKLIRDFLKQQHISKASLTDIKFAGGDIIVNGKSQNVRYRLKQGDQVVVVFPIEPIGKGIVAENIPLEIIYEDEYLLIINKPPNMPTIPSRQHPQGSLANSLLNYYKEQGLQITVHIVTRLDRDTSGLVLVAKHRHVHHLLSQQQQLGQIKRVYYAIVNGLVTLNSGTITSPIGRKSNSIIEREVRDDGQKAITHFQVVRRYPTYTLVQLRLETGRTHQIRVHMSHIGHPLEGDTLYGGTVQHIKRQALHCHKLTFCHPVTYKELVFQKNLPDDMHSLTTEFDK from the coding sequence TTGAAAAACTTTAAATTACAATGGATAATTTCTGAAAAAGATCACTATAAGCTCATTCGTGATTTTTTGAAGCAGCAACATATTTCAAAGGCTTCACTCACTGATATCAAGTTTGCAGGTGGAGATATTATTGTTAATGGAAAATCTCAGAATGTTCGCTACAGGCTAAAGCAAGGTGATCAAGTAGTAGTTGTATTCCCAATAGAACCAATTGGTAAGGGTATAGTAGCGGAAAATATTCCTTTAGAAATTATTTATGAGGATGAGTATCTGTTAATTATCAACAAACCACCTAATATGCCGACTATTCCTTCACGTCAACATCCTCAAGGATCCCTAGCAAATAGTTTGTTGAACTATTATAAGGAGCAGGGCTTACAAATTACCGTCCACATTGTCACTAGACTTGATCGTGATACATCTGGATTGGTTTTGGTAGCGAAGCATCGTCATGTACACCATTTGCTGTCACAACAACAACAGTTAGGACAAATTAAACGAGTTTACTACGCTATAGTAAACGGGTTGGTGACATTAAATAGTGGAACGATTACTTCACCAATTGGAAGGAAAAGTAATAGTATCATTGAAAGGGAAGTTAGGGATGATGGACAGAAGGCAATTACTCATTTTCAAGTAGTAAGAAGGTATCCTACTTATACATTGGTACAATTACGTTTAGAAACCGGAAGGACGCACCAAATTCGGGTTCATATGTCGCATATTGGTCACCCATTAGAGGGAGATACTCTATATGGTGGGACAGTGCAACATATTAAACGGCAAGCTCTGCATTGTCACAAGTTAACATTTTGTCATCCGGTTACATATAAGGAATTAGTCTTTCAAAAAAATTTACCTGATGATATGCATTCACTTACGACTGAATTTGATAAGTAG
- the prpE gene encoding bis(5'-nucleosyl)-tetraphosphatase PrpE, translating to MDIDVIGDIHGCYNEFKLLTEKLGYIWSSGVPLHPNNRCIAFVGDITDRGPHSIRMINIVYSLVKNQHSFYVPGNHCNKLYRFFLGNKVQVTHGLETTVAEYNQLNVYEQQDVKSNFIELYENAPLYYQINNSKLIVAHAGIRADYIGRNDKQVKTFVLYGDITGKLNDDGTPIRRDWAQNYNGDSWIVYGHTPVKQPRIINKTINIDTGAVFGGSLTAFRYPEIETVAVQSTMPYIAEKFRTFEEDEQQNNTQS from the coding sequence ATGGACATTGACGTCATTGGAGATATACATGGGTGTTATAACGAATTCAAGCTGTTAACAGAAAAACTTGGTTACATATGGTCATCTGGGGTACCATTACATCCTAATAATCGTTGCATAGCATTTGTTGGTGACATAACAGACCGAGGACCGCATTCCATTCGTATGATTAACATCGTTTATTCTTTAGTAAAAAATCAGCATTCATTTTATGTACCAGGTAATCATTGTAATAAACTGTATCGTTTCTTTTTAGGAAATAAAGTACAAGTCACCCATGGATTAGAAACAACGGTCGCTGAATATAATCAGCTTAATGTTTATGAACAACAAGATGTCAAATCTAATTTTATTGAGCTTTATGAGAATGCACCATTATATTATCAAATTAATAATAGCAAACTGATCGTTGCACATGCTGGTATCCGCGCTGATTATATTGGAAGAAACGACAAACAAGTCAAGACGTTTGTACTGTATGGAGACATAACGGGAAAGTTGAATGACGATGGGACACCAATTAGAAGAGATTGGGCTCAAAACTACAATGGAGATAGCTGGATTGTATATGGCCATACACCTGTCAAACAACCTAGAATCATTAATAAAACGATAAATATAGATACAGGTGCTGTATTTGGAGGGAGCTTAACAGCCTTTCGTTACCCTGAGATTGAAACTGTCGCTGTACAATCAACTATGCCATATATTGCTGAGAAATTTAGAACGTTTGAAGAGGATGAGCAACAAAATAATACACAATCATAA
- a CDS encoding FtsW/RodA/SpoVE family cell cycle protein — MEKEKTQPKIDYMIVLLMILFVIYSCIAIYSANSAYVTKQIVWYVIGLVAILVTMIIDFDRFRQISWILYGLGMLLLLGLEIIPEGDFVKNINGATSWYQFPGGLGSFQPSEVMKIFLIILLSQIVFRHNEKYPIRTLKEDLLLFMKIMLISGPPLLLVMMQPDLGTAMVLSAIIASIILVSGIKWRYIAALFFSVILVISIVVLIYFLNFDFFVEYFLGGDSNSYTLGRFYGWLAPYEYPTQGFQLLQSLLAIGSGELVGRGYMTEGVRIPEAHTDFIFAIIAEEFGFIGACLLISIFFLLIYRIIHTALESNDPYGSYLCTGIIGMITFQVFQNIGMTIGLLPITGIPLPFISYGGSSLLTYMIAIGIVLNVRSRTIKFMFD; from the coding sequence ATGGAAAAAGAAAAGACTCAACCAAAGATAGATTATATGATTGTGTTGTTAATGATACTTTTTGTAATATATAGCTGTATTGCTATTTATAGTGCTAATTCAGCATATGTGACAAAACAAATTGTTTGGTATGTGATTGGCTTAGTAGCTATTCTTGTGACGATGATTATTGATTTTGACCGCTTCAGACAAATATCTTGGATTTTATATGGTCTTGGCATGCTTCTTCTGCTCGGCTTAGAAATTATTCCAGAAGGAGATTTTGTCAAAAATATAAATGGAGCAACAAGTTGGTATCAGTTTCCTGGAGGGCTTGGAAGCTTTCAGCCATCTGAGGTGATGAAAATCTTCCTCATCATTCTATTAAGTCAAATTGTGTTTCGCCACAATGAAAAATATCCTATTCGGACACTTAAAGAAGACTTATTGCTGTTTATGAAAATCATGCTCATTTCGGGGCCACCTCTGCTACTTGTTATGATGCAACCCGATCTTGGTACTGCAATGGTATTATCCGCTATTATCGCATCTATTATCCTTGTATCTGGAATCAAATGGCGCTATATTGCAGCATTGTTTTTTTCAGTAATCTTAGTCATAAGTATCGTTGTTCTTATATACTTCCTAAACTTTGACTTTTTCGTCGAATATTTTTTAGGAGGAGATAGTAATTCATACACATTAGGCAGATTTTACGGATGGCTTGCTCCGTACGAATATCCTACCCAAGGGTTCCAGCTATTACAATCTTTATTGGCTATTGGATCTGGGGAGCTAGTCGGACGAGGGTATATGACTGAAGGTGTACGTATTCCTGAAGCACATACAGACTTTATTTTTGCAATTATAGCAGAAGAATTTGGTTTCATTGGTGCGTGCTTGCTAATCTCTATTTTCTTCCTGCTTATCTACCGGATCATTCATACCGCTCTAGAAAGCAATGACCCTTACGGCAGCTACCTATGTACAGGAATTATAGGCATGATTACATTTCAAGTTTTCCAAAATATTGGTATGACAATAGGCCTTTTACCAATAACAGGAATTCCTCTTCCTTTTATTAGCTATGGTGGAAGCTCCTTGCTTACCTACATGATTGCTATAGGAATAGTATTAAATGTGCGTTCGAGAACAATCAAATTTATGTTCGATTAA
- the mgtE gene encoding magnesium transporter, which translates to MSDNKKFDMLRDFNELIQLLLEENIEYFREKFFDLHPYDQAKFFVKLDKNVRMLLYRFLSPKEMAAIFENIEIEEEDYQRILSEMNPNFAADMLAEMYADDAVDVLNEIDKDQAASYLTIMDDESAGEIKELLHYEESTAGSIMTTEFIAIHANQTVRSAMHILKKEAPRAETIYYVYVINEEKQLVGVISLRDLIISDDETMIGDMMYDRVLAVSVAEDQEEVAKKMKDYNFLAVPVVDFRNHLLGIITVDDIMDVMDEEASEDYSKLAAISDVDSFDKNPLTAARKRLPWLIILLLLGMMTANLIGKFERTLEQVAILAMFIPLIAGMAGNTGTQALAVAVRGIATGDHEHESKWKLLIREAGTGLITGLTCGVLVTIIVYFWQHNIFLGILVGLSILATLIVATIAGALVPLIMHRLKIDPAVASGPFITTINDILSILIYFGMATLFMSYLL; encoded by the coding sequence ATGAGTGATAATAAAAAATTTGACATGTTGAGAGACTTTAATGAGCTGATTCAGTTACTGTTAGAAGAAAATATTGAATATTTTAGAGAAAAGTTTTTTGACTTACATCCATATGATCAAGCCAAATTTTTCGTGAAGTTAGACAAAAATGTTAGAATGCTATTATATCGTTTTTTATCACCTAAAGAGATGGCTGCAATTTTCGAGAACATTGAAATTGAAGAAGAAGATTATCAACGGATATTATCCGAGATGAATCCAAACTTTGCTGCTGACATGCTTGCGGAAATGTATGCAGATGATGCCGTTGACGTGTTGAATGAAATAGATAAAGATCAGGCAGCTAGCTATTTAACGATCATGGATGACGAGTCAGCTGGAGAAATTAAAGAATTACTTCATTACGAAGAATCTACAGCTGGAAGTATTATGACAACTGAATTTATTGCTATTCATGCAAATCAAACTGTTCGTTCAGCGATGCATATTTTGAAAAAAGAGGCACCGCGTGCAGAAACGATCTACTATGTATATGTGATCAATGAAGAGAAGCAATTAGTAGGTGTCATATCATTAAGGGATTTAATTATATCTGATGATGAAACGATGATAGGAGATATGATGTATGATCGCGTGCTAGCAGTTTCTGTAGCAGAAGATCAGGAAGAAGTAGCTAAAAAGATGAAGGACTATAACTTTTTAGCAGTACCTGTGGTAGACTTTAGAAATCACCTTTTAGGGATTATCACTGTAGATGATATTATGGACGTAATGGATGAAGAAGCATCTGAAGATTATTCAAAATTAGCAGCTATTTCCGACGTAGACAGTTTTGACAAAAACCCCTTAACTGCAGCACGTAAAAGGTTACCTTGGTTAATTATTTTACTTCTTTTAGGAATGATGACTGCTAACCTCATTGGTAAGTTTGAAAGAACACTTGAACAAGTTGCAATCTTAGCTATGTTTATTCCGCTCATTGCAGGGATGGCGGGTAATACTGGAACACAAGCATTGGCGGTTGCAGTGAGAGGAATTGCTACAGGAGATCATGAGCATGAGAGTAAATGGAAATTACTTATCCGTGAAGCAGGAACTGGACTAATAACTGGCCTTACGTGTGGAGTACTTGTTACAATAATCGTATATTTTTGGCAACATAATATATTTTTAGGTATTCTCGTCGGACTTTCAATTTTAGCGACCTTGATCGTAGCTACGATTGCAGGTGCATTAGTCCCCTTAATTATGCACAGGTTAAAAATAGATCCAGCTGTAGCATCTGGTCCATTTATTACTACTATCAATGACATATTAAGTATTTTAATTTATTTTGGAATGGCAACACTATTTATGAGCTATTTACTTTAG
- a CDS encoding monovalent cation:proton antiporter family protein, translating to MEQHASVTSLVIVIIIAFLTPILLHRLRLNLIPLVVAEIVMGLIIGKSGFNIVHPDMWLETLSMLGFIFLMFLSGLEIDFSAFAGSKKKEKLSSGKDAPNPFLVGFLIFVGIFGISLVLSYIFVWFGIIENAFLMTLIISTISLGVVVPTLKDVQIMKSSIGQTILLVAVIADLVTMILLAVFVSIYDTGQGSTWLLLILFGVGVIFYLLGKYFRNQSFLETMSKGTIQIGTRAVFALIIVLVALSETIGAENILGAFLAGVLVSLLAPNADLVHKLDSFGYGFLIPIFFVMVGVNLDIWSLFEHPKLLLFIPLLLGALFISKIIPIYILRIWYDRKTVLASGFLLTSTLSLVIAAGTIGVRMEIISQQMSDAFILVAVITSVVSPIAFKKIFPVQEGEMRKLKVAFIGANQHTLTVTRELNPALYESTLYHVTQEKIEKKIADSLFEIVEVSDYSIESLKNLDVFDVDIFVATTGEETINAEVAIFAKEYGVDRVIARVESPNLDEELKSRNVDVFSVFLSTKALLKALIESPSIMNILTNQDTALYQINMNNLKYDGLMLRNFPFTGDVIFVRMFRGKDSIVPHGDTELKMGDRLIVTGSREYVEELRRVLEFGE from the coding sequence ATGGAGCAACATGCTTCTGTCACTTCGCTAGTTATCGTAATAATCATTGCATTTTTAACTCCAATTTTACTTCATAGACTGCGATTGAATCTCATTCCGTTGGTCGTTGCAGAAATTGTGATGGGGCTAATTATTGGAAAAAGTGGATTTAATATCGTACATCCTGACATGTGGCTAGAAACGCTGTCGATGTTAGGCTTTATCTTTTTAATGTTTTTAAGTGGTCTAGAAATCGACTTCTCAGCATTTGCTGGAAGTAAAAAGAAGGAAAAATTGAGCAGTGGAAAAGATGCACCAAATCCATTTCTTGTTGGATTTCTTATTTTTGTAGGTATTTTTGGCATATCCTTAGTTCTATCATACATATTTGTCTGGTTTGGTATCATTGAAAATGCATTTTTAATGACATTAATTATTTCTACAATCTCCCTAGGCGTTGTTGTTCCTACACTCAAAGACGTTCAAATTATGAAGTCGTCAATCGGGCAAACGATCCTATTAGTAGCTGTCATTGCAGACTTAGTGACAATGATTTTATTAGCTGTCTTTGTATCTATATATGATACTGGACAAGGTAGCACATGGTTATTACTGATCTTGTTTGGTGTTGGGGTTATCTTTTATTTATTAGGGAAATATTTCCGAAACCAATCTTTTCTTGAAACGATGTCTAAAGGGACAATTCAGATTGGCACACGGGCGGTATTTGCTTTAATTATTGTATTAGTGGCATTATCTGAAACAATCGGTGCAGAAAATATATTAGGAGCATTTTTAGCTGGAGTACTTGTTTCCCTTTTAGCACCAAATGCAGATCTAGTCCATAAATTGGACTCATTCGGTTATGGCTTTTTAATACCAATTTTTTTCGTCATGGTCGGGGTAAATTTAGACATATGGTCCTTATTTGAACATCCTAAATTGTTATTGTTTATTCCGTTATTGCTAGGTGCTTTGTTTATCTCAAAAATAATCCCTATTTATATATTAAGAATTTGGTATGATCGAAAAACAGTTCTTGCTTCTGGTTTTCTTCTAACATCAACTTTGTCCTTAGTAATTGCCGCAGGAACTATTGGTGTTCGGATGGAAATTATTAGTCAACAAATGTCAGATGCATTTATTTTAGTAGCAGTTATAACAAGTGTTGTTTCTCCAATTGCATTTAAAAAGATCTTCCCAGTACAGGAAGGAGAAATGCGTAAATTAAAGGTTGCCTTTATTGGAGCGAATCAACATACTCTAACTGTGACACGAGAATTAAACCCAGCTTTATATGAGTCAACTTTATATCATGTTACACAAGAGAAAATTGAGAAGAAAATTGCTGATTCATTGTTTGAGATTGTTGAAGTATCTGACTATTCGATTGAATCATTAAAGAATCTCGATGTATTTGATGTAGATATTTTTGTAGCAACAACTGGTGAAGAAACAATAAATGCTGAAGTAGCCATCTTTGCAAAAGAGTATGGTGTGGATCGTGTCATTGCGAGGGTTGAGTCACCGAACTTAGACGAGGAGCTAAAGTCAAGAAATGTCGATGTGTTCTCGGTATTCTTATCGACGAAAGCCTTGTTAAAGGCATTAATTGAGTCTCCAAGTATCATGAACATCTTAACTAATCAAGATACTGCGTTATACCAAATCAATATGAATAATCTTAAATACGACGGTTTAATGCTGCGTAATTTTCCTTTTACTGGTGATGTGATTTTCGTTCGAATGTTCAGAGGAAAAGATTCGATCGTACCGCACGGGGATACTGAACTGAAAATGGGTGACAGGCTCATTGTAACAGGGTCACGAGAGTATGTTGAAGAGTTAAGAAGAGTACTTGAATTTGGTGAATAA
- the fabI gene encoding enoyl-ACP reductase FabI translates to MSFSLKGRTYVVMGVANKRSIAWGIARSLHNAGARLIFTFAGERLEKNVRDLADTLEGNDTLVLPCDVTNDEEVANCFSKIKDEVGTIHGIAHCIAFANKEELTGDFLNTSRDGFLLSHNISSYSLTAVAKEAKDLMTEGGSIITLTYLGGERVVSNYNVMGVAKASLEASVKYLANDLGKYGIRVNAISAGPIRTLSAKGVSDFNSILKEIEERAPLRRTTTQEEVGDTATFLFSDFSRGITGENIHVDSGYHILAR, encoded by the coding sequence ATGTCTTTTTCTTTAAAAGGACGTACATACGTTGTAATGGGCGTTGCAAATAAACGTAGCATAGCATGGGGCATCGCTCGTTCACTTCATAATGCTGGTGCAAGACTTATTTTTACTTTTGCAGGTGAGCGTTTAGAGAAGAATGTCCGAGATCTTGCTGACACGTTGGAAGGGAATGATACACTCGTCTTACCTTGTGATGTTACAAACGATGAAGAAGTTGCTAATTGTTTCAGCAAGATAAAAGATGAAGTAGGTACTATACATGGGATTGCTCACTGTATAGCCTTTGCAAATAAAGAAGAGCTAACTGGAGATTTTCTTAATACATCTCGGGACGGCTTCTTATTATCACATAACATCAGTTCATACTCTTTAACAGCTGTCGCAAAAGAAGCAAAGGACCTTATGACAGAAGGTGGAAGTATTATTACTTTAACTTATTTAGGTGGAGAACGTGTGGTCTCAAACTATAATGTGATGGGTGTTGCAAAAGCATCACTTGAAGCTAGTGTGAAATATTTAGCGAATGACTTAGGGAAATATGGTATACGGGTTAATGCAATTTCCGCTGGACCAATCCGAACATTGTCAGCAAAAGGTGTAAGTGATTTTAACTCTATTCTAAAAGAAATTGAAGAACGTGCACCTCTTCGTCGAACAACAACACAAGAAGAGGTTGGTGACACAGCTACGTTTTTATTCAGTGACTTTTCAAGAGGTATTACTGGTGAAAATATCCATGTAGATTCTGGATATCACATTCTAGCAAGGTAA
- a CDS encoding CotO family spore coat protein encodes MKEKQKIKNTPFMYIIQPNLSTIESSMQKTFIAKVDKNESINVTDINKIDNKDSVEKIEQPERIIEKRKYAKKSSIKPFKEMDLVEKVKFLANPPKQLPRVKCKIKTINDMFEGTIIEQTDEEISMHLIDTGETITINIDEVELITMVGLS; translated from the coding sequence ATGAAAGAAAAACAAAAAATTAAAAATACACCATTTATGTATATTATACAACCCAACTTAAGTACAATTGAATCATCTATGCAAAAAACATTTATAGCCAAGGTGGATAAAAATGAATCTATAAATGTAACTGACATAAATAAAATCGATAACAAAGATAGTGTTGAAAAAATAGAACAGCCTGAACGTATAATAGAAAAGAGAAAATATGCTAAAAAATCTTCAATTAAACCTTTTAAAGAAATGGACCTAGTTGAAAAAGTGAAATTTTTAGCAAATCCACCAAAACAACTACCTCGTGTAAAATGTAAAATTAAAACGATCAATGATATGTTTGAAGGTACGATTATTGAACAAACGGATGAAGAAATTTCAATGCATTTGATAGATACTGGCGAAACAATTACGATTAATATCGATGAGGTTGAACTAATAACAATGGTAGGATTGTCGTAG
- a CDS encoding CotS family spore coat protein → MTGLIEDQIIVDQFEEEESEYVLTPEEEEKLLKLAETIMPYWDFSITNIEVIQGGQMALVWKIHTTEQVICLKRIHRPEKKALFSIYAQDYLAQKGMRVPGIIPNKHGELYSKHGPFLFVVYDWIEGRPFELTVTEDVEFMMKGLAEFHLASIGYLPPPGVPVFKKLGRWPNHYIKRCQQMETWKLVAQRFPDDPFSQTYLAEIDAFIDEGRNTLQRLFESEYQTWVQSMEATPTLCHQDYGTGNTLLGTDEQIWVIDLDTVSYDLPIRDLRKIVIPLLDTSGVWNEEQFNIMINAYESISPLSSAQKQIMFIDMLFPYELYDVIRERYVRQSPLLPDELTGAMEYERIKSTALNKLIDQI, encoded by the coding sequence GTGACTGGATTGATTGAGGATCAAATTATAGTTGATCAGTTTGAAGAAGAAGAAAGTGAGTATGTATTAACACCAGAAGAAGAAGAAAAGCTGTTAAAACTTGCAGAAACAATTATGCCTTATTGGGATTTTTCAATAACTAATATTGAGGTTATCCAAGGGGGGCAAATGGCACTCGTTTGGAAAATCCATACAACAGAGCAAGTCATTTGTTTAAAAAGAATACACCGCCCTGAGAAAAAAGCGCTTTTTTCTATTTATGCCCAAGATTACTTAGCACAGAAAGGTATGAGGGTTCCAGGAATTATACCTAATAAGCATGGTGAACTCTATTCTAAACATGGACCATTTTTGTTTGTTGTCTATGATTGGATTGAGGGCAGACCATTTGAATTAACCGTTACTGAAGATGTCGAATTCATGATGAAAGGGCTTGCAGAATTCCATTTAGCATCGATAGGTTACTTGCCACCACCAGGTGTTCCGGTATTTAAAAAGCTTGGCAGATGGCCAAATCATTATATTAAAAGGTGTCAACAGATGGAAACATGGAAGCTAGTTGCGCAAAGATTTCCTGATGATCCTTTTTCACAAACTTATTTAGCTGAAATAGATGCATTTATTGATGAAGGACGTAATACATTACAGAGACTATTTGAATCAGAGTATCAAACATGGGTACAAAGTATGGAGGCTACACCTACTTTATGTCACCAGGATTATGGCACAGGTAATACATTGTTAGGAACAGATGAGCAGATCTGGGTAATTGACCTTGACACCGTATCGTATGATTTACCAATCCGTGATTTGCGCAAAATTGTCATACCACTGCTGGACACTAGTGGTGTTTGGAATGAAGAACAATTCAATATTATGATAAATGCTTACGAATCAATTTCACCTCTTTCTTCAGCACAAAAACAAATTATGTTCATTGATATGTTGTTCCCTTACGAGCTATACGATGTGATCCGTGAACGATATGTACGTCAATCTCCTTTACTACCCGATGAATTAACAGGAGCGATGGAATATGAACGTATTAAATCCACTGCATTAAATAAATTGATTGATCAAATATAA
- a CDS encoding glycosyltransferase family 4 protein: MKIALIATEKLPVPAIRGGAIQIYLQSVASIIAQKHDVTVISITDSELLDFEQTNGVKYIRFSADRYVEQIEAHIKAENYDVIHLCNRPNWIKILAAASPQTKFVLSVHNEMFDYEKMTDIEGLDCIQNVSKIVTVSNFIGKTITSRFPEAVNKTSTVYSGVDIDHYHPAWTGNGKSTRNRIRGELNLQGRKIVLFVGRLSKVKGPHLLLQALPHIIDKHPDIMMVFIGSKWFGDDNVNNYVRHLYTFGAMYKEHVTFIKFVRPKNIPELYAMSDVFVCSSQWQEPLARVHYEAMAAGLPIITSKRGGNPEVIEEGKNGYIIDDFENPIEYAKKINLLLNEGNTRRSMGKYGRSIVERDFNWDRVAENLLHVYEQARANSPTKTNPLLKG; this comes from the coding sequence ATGAAAATAGCTTTAATCGCTACAGAGAAACTTCCTGTACCTGCAATACGAGGTGGAGCGATTCAAATATATTTACAATCGGTTGCGTCAATCATTGCTCAAAAGCATGATGTAACAGTTATTTCAATTACAGACTCTGAGTTACTTGATTTTGAACAAACAAATGGTGTGAAATATATTCGGTTTAGTGCAGATCGATATGTTGAGCAAATTGAAGCTCATATTAAAGCTGAAAATTATGATGTCATACATTTATGTAATCGTCCAAATTGGATAAAAATTCTAGCTGCTGCCTCACCCCAAACTAAATTTGTCTTAAGTGTGCATAATGAAATGTTCGATTATGAAAAAATGACTGACATTGAGGGTCTAGATTGTATTCAAAATGTTTCAAAAATCGTAACGGTTAGTAATTTTATTGGAAAAACAATAACATCTCGATTTCCAGAAGCCGTAAATAAAACATCGACGGTCTATTCAGGAGTAGATATAGACCACTATCATCCTGCATGGACAGGAAATGGTAAGAGTACAAGAAATCGAATTCGGGGCGAATTAAATTTACAAGGCAGAAAAATAGTCTTATTCGTAGGTCGTTTAAGTAAAGTTAAAGGTCCACATTTACTTCTTCAAGCTCTGCCACACATCATAGACAAACATCCAGATATCATGATGGTTTTTATCGGGTCCAAATGGTTCGGTGACGATAATGTTAACAATTATGTACGTCATTTATATACGTTTGGTGCCATGTACAAAGAGCATGTGACGTTTATAAAGTTTGTGCGACCGAAAAATATTCCAGAGTTGTATGCAATGTCAGATGTATTTGTCTGTTCTTCACAATGGCAAGAGCCACTTGCACGTGTACATTATGAAGCGATGGCTGCTGGTTTACCAATTATAACGAGTAAGCGTGGTGGAAATCCAGAAGTCATTGAGGAAGGTAAGAATGGTTATATCATTGATGATTTTGAAAACCCTATTGAATATGCAAAGAAAATCAATCTATTGTTAAATGAGGGAAATACGCGTAGAAGCATGGGTAAATATGGTCGTTCAATCGTTGAACGTGACTTTAACTGGGATCGAGTAGCCGAGAATTTGTTACATGTGTATGAACAAGCACGAGCTAATTCACCAACTAAAACGAATCCTCTTCTGAAAGGGTGA
- a CDS encoding CotS family spore coat protein, with product MEQQHTQDISYLNRVLQFYPFDILDIHLIESRSGRTTWEVKTNEGEKILKQAQMKPRRMLFIAGAHDHLYKNGLAITPIHKTSSGAICLGAKDFSYVLYDKVAGNEMIYYNKDQMKKIFAFAAQFHISSKGYVPASESKKRSRLDKWHKLYRWKLQELAGNKQLAQSYPEDEFSKLFLMYADKMLERGQNALRALDNGQYEQWTKNSIEERSYCQQDFTLARFTEIDGNPFMRELHSITYDLPSRDLRILLNKLMKKLSVWDTDLAVELLSSYEAVNPLTPDQYKVLWADLEFPYLFCSIIHKYYLSQKRSWGNEKYIWALQNIIAVEDSKEQFLHQYREIVSSIKEGKGGE from the coding sequence TTGGAACAACAGCATACTCAAGACATCTCTTATTTGAACCGAGTTTTACAGTTCTATCCATTTGATATATTAGATATTCATCTCATCGAAAGTCGGAGTGGAAGGACAACTTGGGAAGTAAAGACAAATGAAGGTGAAAAAATATTAAAACAGGCACAAATGAAACCGAGAAGAATGTTGTTTATCGCTGGAGCACATGATCATCTCTATAAAAATGGTTTGGCGATAACACCAATTCATAAAACATCAAGCGGTGCAATTTGTCTCGGAGCAAAAGATTTTTCATATGTGTTATACGATAAAGTAGCAGGAAATGAAATGATTTATTACAACAAGGATCAGATGAAGAAAATCTTTGCATTTGCCGCACAATTTCATATTTCTTCAAAAGGGTATGTTCCAGCCTCGGAAAGTAAAAAGCGTAGTAGACTTGACAAATGGCATAAATTATATCGATGGAAATTGCAAGAATTAGCGGGTAATAAGCAGTTGGCACAGTCTTATCCTGAGGACGAATTTTCTAAGTTATTTTTAATGTATGCTGACAAAATGCTTGAACGAGGACAAAATGCCTTAAGAGCTCTTGATAACGGCCAGTATGAACAATGGACAAAGAATTCAATTGAGGAAAGGAGTTACTGTCAACAAGATTTTACACTAGCTAGATTTACAGAAATTGACGGAAATCCATTTATGAGAGAGCTACATTCAATTACTTATGACCTACCATCAAGAGATTTACGCATTCTGCTAAATAAATTAATGAAAAAATTATCGGTATGGGATACTGATCTAGCTGTTGAGTTACTAAGTTCATATGAAGCTGTTAATCCGTTAACTCCAGATCAATATAAAGTGTTATGGGCCGACTTAGAATTTCCGTATTTATTCTGTTCAATTATACACAAATACTATTTAAGCCAGAAGAGATCCTGGGGTAATGAAAAGTATATTTGGGCGTTACAAAATATTATTGCAGTGGAAGATTCAAAAGAACAGTTTTTACATCAGTACAGAGAAATAGTTAGTAGTATAAAAGAAGGAAAAGGAGGTGAATGA